Proteins encoded together in one Deinococcus sp. Marseille-Q6407 window:
- a CDS encoding FAD-dependent monooxygenase, protein MYLQHQNIAIIGAGVSGLALAGALKLQGVSSRVYEASDQLWSLGGGLIIPPNSVRVLEQLGLDTVLKVRGVELHDMRIYDVSGRLLYARSQGEVAQRHGHPLLGLAREDLHRVLAEHLPEGTVQTGHRLTGLDNEFHEAVAHFQNGQTVHADLLVAADGRDSQVRTLLYPETRLVPTGDVAYRGVTAQRPGGELDQAFSEFWGPGRRFTCFRMSDGLTSWHAPVRQGAGTPLLDKAGLLHAMRDFPPAVLGLIEATDADQITALPLQDISPLPEWWNRRTVLIGDAAHATSPNLGQGAAQALEDAAALAQHLAAAPDRYSALEGYQQQREGTANAATATARAFGELGRARGVARFARNLALSLNPELARRRIEAFYGDPVG, encoded by the coding sequence ATGTATCTACAACATCAGAATATTGCCATCATTGGGGCGGGGGTCAGCGGGCTGGCGCTGGCGGGTGCACTGAAGTTGCAGGGCGTGAGCAGCCGGGTGTATGAGGCCAGCGATCAGCTGTGGTCGCTGGGCGGCGGCCTGATTATTCCGCCCAACTCGGTGCGGGTGCTGGAACAGCTGGGCCTGGATACGGTGCTGAAAGTGCGGGGGGTAGAGCTGCACGATATGCGAATTTACGATGTCTCGGGCCGGTTGCTGTACGCCCGCTCCCAGGGCGAGGTGGCCCAGCGGCACGGGCACCCGCTGCTGGGGCTGGCTCGCGAGGACCTGCACCGAGTGCTGGCCGAACACCTACCGGAAGGCACCGTGCAGACCGGGCACCGCCTGACCGGCCTGGACAACGAGTTCCATGAGGCGGTGGCCCACTTTCAGAACGGGCAGACGGTCCACGCCGACCTGCTGGTGGCCGCCGACGGCCGGGATTCGCAGGTGCGCACTCTGCTGTACCCCGAAACCCGGCTGGTGCCCACCGGCGACGTGGCTTATAGAGGCGTCACGGCGCAGCGGCCGGGCGGCGAGCTGGATCAGGCGTTCAGTGAATTCTGGGGGCCAGGCCGGCGCTTTACCTGCTTCCGGATGAGTGACGGCCTGACCTCCTGGCACGCGCCGGTGCGTCAGGGCGCAGGCACACCGCTGCTGGATAAAGCCGGGTTGCTGCACGCCATGCGGGACTTCCCGCCGGCCGTGCTGGGCCTGATCGAGGCGACCGACGCTGACCAGATCACTGCGCTGCCGCTGCAGGACATCTCGCCGCTGCCCGAGTGGTGGAACCGCCGCACCGTCCTCATCGGTGACGCCGCGCACGCCACCAGCCCTAACCTGGGACAGGGCGCCGCGCAGGCCCTGGAAGACGCCGCCGCGCTGGCCCAGCACCTGGCCGCCGCCCCTGACCGCTACAGCGCACTGGAAGGCTACCAGCAACAGCGCGAGGGCACCGCCAACGCCGCGACTGCCACCGCTCGCGCGTTCGGGGAGTTGGGCCGGGCAAGGGGCGTGGCCCGCTTTGCGCGCAACTTGGCCCTCAGCCTCAACCCGGAGCTGGCCCGGCGGCGGATTGAAGCGTTTTATGGTGATCCAGTCGGCTGA
- a CDS encoding 23S rRNA (cytosine(2499)-C(5))-methyltransferase: protein MPSPSVPTSAPLATPRLKLTVSPAAERSLRAGHPWVYESSVRGQNRPGEAGELAVVYDRRNRFLAVGLYDPHSPLRLRVLHAGSPATVDRAWWQARFDAALLRRAGLFGPETDGYRVINGESDGFPGLVVDRYADTLVLKLYSAAWFPHLPLVLDLLAGAFPGLRVVLRLSRNIGALAAELGLADGQTLVGEAPEGAVVFHESGIAFEADVVRGQKTGFFLDQRENRRRVRDLAAGKKVLNAFSFSGGFSLYAAQGRVSEVVSLDISRHALDSSERNFALNPALTAPHRAVQADVFEWLTEGRELFDLVILDPPSLARRESEREGAIRAYGRLARDGIRRLERGGLLLSASCSAHVSAEEFWDAVRAAADRSGRPWREVARTRHAPDHHASFPEAQYLKAIYLQFED from the coding sequence GTGCCTTCTCCGTCTGTGCCCACTTCTGCGCCTCTTGCCACCCCACGTCTCAAACTCACCGTCTCGCCCGCCGCCGAGCGCTCGCTGCGGGCCGGGCACCCCTGGGTGTACGAATCCAGCGTGCGCGGTCAGAACCGCCCCGGCGAGGCCGGCGAACTGGCGGTGGTCTACGACCGGCGCAACCGCTTTCTGGCGGTGGGCCTGTACGACCCGCATTCGCCGCTGCGGCTGCGGGTGCTGCACGCCGGCAGCCCGGCCACGGTGGACCGGGCGTGGTGGCAGGCCCGCTTTGATGCCGCCTTGCTGCGCCGTGCCGGCCTCTTCGGCCCCGAGACCGACGGCTACCGGGTGATCAACGGCGAGTCGGACGGGTTCCCGGGGCTGGTGGTGGACCGCTACGCGGACACGCTGGTGCTCAAGCTGTACTCGGCGGCCTGGTTTCCGCATCTGCCGCTGGTGCTGGACCTGCTCGCTGGCGCTTTTCCGGGCTTGCGGGTGGTGCTGCGCCTCAGCCGCAATATCGGGGCGCTGGCGGCGGAACTGGGCCTGGCCGACGGGCAGACCCTGGTGGGCGAGGCGCCGGAGGGGGCCGTCGTCTTTCACGAATCCGGCATCGCCTTCGAGGCTGATGTGGTGCGCGGGCAAAAGACCGGCTTTTTCCTGGACCAACGTGAGAATCGCCGCCGGGTACGCGACCTGGCCGCCGGAAAGAAGGTGCTGAACGCCTTCAGCTTCAGCGGGGGCTTCAGCCTCTACGCCGCGCAGGGCAGGGTGAGCGAGGTGGTCAGCCTGGACATCAGCCGGCATGCGTTGGACAGCAGCGAGCGCAACTTTGCCCTCAACCCGGCCCTGACGGCGCCCCACCGGGCGGTGCAGGCCGACGTGTTCGAGTGGCTGACGGAAGGCCGCGAGCTGTTTGACCTGGTGATTCTGGACCCGCCCTCGCTGGCCCGGCGCGAGAGCGAACGCGAAGGCGCTATCCGCGCTTACGGCCGGCTGGCGCGGGACGGTATCCGCCGGCTGGAACGCGGCGGCCTGCTGCTGAGTGCCTCGTGCTCGGCCCACGTCAGCGCCGAGGAGTTCTGGGACGCGGTGCGCGCCGCCGCCGACCGCAGCGGCCGCCCCTGGCGCGAGGTGGCCCGCACCCGGCACGCCCCCGACCACCACGCCAGCTTCCCGGAAGCGCAGTACCTCAAGGCAATTTATCTGCAGTTCGAGGACTGA
- a CDS encoding FAD-binding oxidoreductase — protein MVRTDVTDTDLVWQTEPPAWQNRAGTAQASPAVWAVPRSAEAAAAAVARAAEEGLRVRPVGAGTALSPLAAGQEVMLSVAGLRGVAALDPAAGTVTVWAGTPLGELAAALDSRGLSVPGLGGRASQTLGGALSTGTHGSGLSSARLAASVTGLELVDGQGQLHRLHPGQALFGAAALSLGALGVLTRVTLRVQPAYRLRLSTRPVSWGEVLALGPEYAQAAPHVSLTWRPAHEDHEAILLRRAWPEEAVSGEDRAAAAGAGSTAGLLGGPAQALAEAGELFSPLPAPLRNLLQQRAQAAVLLAPQQALLAADTPLRELEYAVPLAALTATLRDLRAALSSASSAGPALQLPVGVRFVAPDDLPLGTPAGEGAAVIALGAPLELPPEVTGPHFREAEGVLRGHGGRPSWGKLHALGEHELAALYPGWTEFRAARAALDPERRFGSPYLRRILGE, from the coding sequence ATGGTGAGAACCGACGTGACAGACACTGACCTTGTTTGGCAAACCGAACCGCCGGCGTGGCAGAACCGCGCCGGCACCGCCCAGGCCAGCCCGGCCGTCTGGGCTGTGCCGCGCTCGGCCGAGGCGGCGGCGGCAGCGGTGGCCCGCGCTGCGGAAGAAGGCCTGCGGGTGCGGCCAGTGGGGGCCGGCACGGCGCTCAGCCCGCTGGCCGCCGGGCAGGAAGTGATGCTGAGCGTGGCCGGGCTGCGGGGCGTGGCCGCGCTGGACCCGGCCGCCGGCACCGTGACCGTGTGGGCCGGCACCCCGCTGGGCGAGCTGGCCGCCGCGCTCGACTCGCGTGGGCTGAGCGTGCCGGGCCTGGGGGGCCGCGCGTCACAGACGCTGGGCGGCGCCCTGAGCACCGGCACCCACGGCAGCGGCCTGAGCAGCGCCCGGCTGGCGGCTTCCGTAACCGGGCTGGAACTGGTGGACGGCCAGGGCCAGTTGCACCGGCTGCACCCAGGCCAGGCGCTGTTCGGGGCAGCGGCGCTGTCGCTGGGTGCGCTGGGTGTGCTGACCCGCGTGACCCTGCGTGTGCAGCCGGCTTACCGCCTGCGGCTGAGCACCCGGCCGGTCAGCTGGGGCGAGGTGCTGGCGCTGGGGCCGGAATATGCTCAGGCGGCCCCGCACGTGTCACTCACCTGGCGGCCGGCGCACGAGGACCACGAGGCCATCCTGCTGCGCCGCGCCTGGCCCGAGGAAGCTGTCAGTGGGGAAGACCGGGCAGCTGCGGCCGGAGCCGGTAGTACCGCCGGTCTACTGGGCGGCCCAGCCCAGGCTCTGGCCGAAGCGGGCGAGCTGTTCTCGCCGCTGCCGGCTCCGCTGCGGAACCTGCTGCAACAGCGTGCCCAGGCCGCAGTCCTGCTGGCCCCGCAGCAGGCGCTGCTGGCAGCCGACACGCCCCTGCGTGAGCTGGAATACGCGGTGCCGCTGGCCGCGCTGACAGCCACCCTGCGTGATCTGCGCGCTGCCCTCTCCAGCGCCAGCTCGGCAGGGCCGGCGTTGCAGCTGCCGGTGGGCGTGCGCTTTGTGGCGCCCGATGACCTGCCGCTGGGCACCCCGGCCGGCGAGGGCGCCGCAGTCATTGCCCTGGGGGCACCGCTGGAGCTGCCCCCCGAAGTGACCGGCCCCCACTTCCGCGAGGCCGAAGGCGTGCTGCGGGGGCACGGCGGGCGGCCCAGCTGGGGCAAGCTGCACGCCCTGGGCGAACACGAACTGGCAGCGCTCTACCCCGGCTGGACTGAGTTCCGCGCCGCCCGCGCCGCGCTGGACCCCGAGCGGCGCTTCGGTAGCCCGTACCTGCGGCGCATTCTGGGCGAGTAG
- a CDS encoding ABC transporter ATP-binding protein gives MSRPSRSFAASGPAGRRPRMKPASLVSALRPLWEIARPYRPLFWLGVVASLVSSGLNLAFPALFGRLVDASFLQVGSTDTSALDRTVLLLLGIFALSSLFAAAQSYLLARVGAGVVATLRERLFGHLLTLSPRFFSDHRTGDLTSRLTADVGTVQGVSSTALAQLIAQGVTLIGSAILLITTNPRLSLYALIGLPLIIAVAVVIGRRIRAVSREVQDAVAGANASAEEAISGVRVVQSFTAETLERGRYGAGVRASFDAALRRAGWQALMGGIMSFLTFGSLALVLWFGGRQVMAGDLTPGALVAFLFYAIQVAGAIAALTGLVNQFQEAAGASGRIFELLGERSELSSPANPLPLAQPRGQVHFENVGFSYGGEDVLQNISLTAEPGQTVALVGPSGAGKTTLVNLIPRFWDVTAGQVELDGHDVRSYDLGELRSHIGLVPQDTQLFSGTVEENIRYGHPDASEADLRAAAQAANAHEFIQALPDGYTTVVGERGLKLSGGQRQRIAIARALLKNPRVLILDEATSALDNQSEALVQAALDVLMDGRTTFVIAHRLSTVQYADQILVLDRGQIVERGTHAQLLEQGGLYAELHRTWQDRENDQSAADSESL, from the coding sequence ATGTCACGTCCTTCCCGCTCCTTTGCTGCCTCCGGCCCGGCGGGCCGCCGACCACGCATGAAACCCGCCTCGCTGGTGTCGGCCCTGCGGCCCCTGTGGGAGATCGCCCGCCCCTACCGCCCGCTGTTCTGGCTGGGCGTGGTGGCCTCGCTCGTGTCCAGTGGGCTCAACCTGGCTTTCCCGGCGCTGTTCGGCCGGCTGGTGGACGCTTCCTTCCTGCAGGTGGGCAGCACCGACACTTCCGCACTGGACCGCACCGTGCTGCTGTTGCTGGGCATCTTCGCGCTCTCCTCGCTGTTTGCGGCGGCGCAGTCCTATCTGCTGGCGCGGGTGGGGGCCGGCGTGGTGGCGACCCTACGTGAGCGGTTGTTCGGGCACCTGCTCACGCTGTCGCCGCGCTTTTTCTCGGACCACCGCACCGGCGACCTGACCAGCCGCCTGACCGCCGACGTGGGCACCGTGCAGGGGGTCAGCAGCACCGCACTGGCGCAGCTGATTGCCCAGGGCGTCACCCTGATCGGCAGCGCCATTCTCCTGATCACCACCAACCCGCGCCTCAGCCTTTACGCCCTGATCGGCCTGCCGCTGATCATCGCGGTGGCTGTGGTGATCGGCCGGCGCATCCGGGCCGTGAGCCGCGAGGTGCAGGACGCGGTGGCCGGGGCCAACGCCAGCGCCGAGGAAGCCATCAGCGGGGTGCGGGTGGTGCAGAGCTTCACCGCCGAGACCCTGGAACGCGGCCGCTACGGCGCGGGCGTGCGGGCCAGCTTCGACGCGGCGCTGCGCCGGGCCGGCTGGCAGGCGCTGATGGGCGGCATCATGTCGTTCCTGACTTTCGGGTCGCTGGCGCTGGTGCTGTGGTTCGGCGGCCGGCAGGTGATGGCCGGCGACCTGACTCCCGGCGCGCTGGTGGCCTTTTTGTTCTACGCCATTCAGGTGGCCGGCGCAATTGCCGCGCTGACCGGGCTGGTCAACCAGTTTCAGGAGGCGGCGGGGGCCTCGGGCCGCATCTTTGAGCTGCTGGGTGAACGCTCCGAGCTGAGCAGCCCAGCCAACCCGCTGCCGCTGGCCCAGCCGCGCGGGCAGGTGCATTTTGAGAACGTGGGCTTCTCCTACGGCGGCGAGGACGTGCTGCAGAACATTTCCCTGACCGCCGAACCGGGGCAGACGGTGGCGCTGGTCGGGCCCAGCGGCGCCGGCAAAACTACCCTGGTCAACCTGATTCCGCGTTTCTGGGATGTGACCGCCGGGCAGGTTGAGCTGGACGGTCACGACGTGCGCAGCTACGACCTGGGTGAACTGCGCTCTCACATCGGGCTGGTGCCGCAGGACACCCAGCTGTTTTCCGGCACGGTCGAGGAAAATATTCGCTACGGCCACCCGGACGCCAGCGAGGCTGACCTGCGGGCGGCGGCGCAGGCGGCCAACGCGCACGAGTTCATCCAGGCATTGCCGGACGGCTACACCACGGTGGTGGGCGAACGCGGCCTGAAGCTCTCGGGCGGACAGCGCCAGCGCATCGCCATTGCCCGCGCCCTGCTGAAAAACCCCCGGGTGCTGATTCTGGACGAGGCCACCAGTGCCCTGGACAACCAGTCCGAAGCTCTGGTGCAGGCCGCGCTGGACGTGCTGATGGATGGCCGCACCACCTTCGTGATTGCCCACCGCCTCAGCACGGTGCAGTACGCCGATCAGATTCTGGTGTTGGACCGGGGCCAGATCGTGGAGCGCGGCACCCACGCCCAGTTGCTGGAGCAGGGCGGTTTGTACGCCGAGCTGCACCGCACCTGGCAGGACCGCGAGAACGACCAGTCAGCGGCTGACTCTGAATCCCTCTGA
- a CDS encoding PadR family transcriptional regulator, translated as MTPSAPGFPSPDLLRGHLDLILLTILERQPLYGFAIIQEARARTDGYFDFREGSLYPALHRLEKAGLLSTHDGETGRNGKPRKYYALTAEGVRWLALKRDEFEQFTGAVRSLGLGAL; from the coding sequence ATGACCCCATCCGCCCCCGGCTTCCCCAGTCCTGACCTTTTGCGCGGCCACCTCGACCTGATTCTGCTGACCATTCTGGAACGGCAACCGCTGTACGGCTTCGCCATCATTCAGGAGGCGAGGGCGCGCACCGACGGGTATTTCGACTTCCGGGAAGGCAGCCTTTACCCGGCGCTGCACCGGCTGGAAAAAGCCGGGCTGCTGTCCACCCACGACGGCGAAACCGGGCGCAACGGCAAGCCGCGCAAGTACTACGCCCTGACTGCCGAAGGAGTGCGCTGGCTGGCGCTCAAGCGTGACGAGTTCGAGCAGTTCACAGGGGCCGTCCGTAGCCTGGGCCTGGGGGCGCTGTGA
- a CDS encoding transposase, translated as MNQPVSGERVRIFAQQVLDIPETLYQRRSLEASLHLFHSPGQKTNFSQAEGVSPSALSRFFNVYDWDSDRCWEEMQDFQWRILLDTARHKRRPRLRLSVDLTTVEKVGIQLPYVSVYNGRHGIHLVVLFAEYGELKFPISYRVYQGKYTSTPVTLALDLLEEVPDFIKKRFRVRVLADSGFEAAVFLEGVQRLGFEFVVGVRSNRRTDHPGRVTVADCPHGGYVNLANWPLETLSLGRMDRGDREFFAVSSELLEGDDILAEGKRRWALESFFKEGKHQFGLAQFALRTARGLDRWILMVFLAFTLTMLHRSEGMTLKEAARLALYTLFPVVRLNHLLSQLQKEQEFLHQHGYSLSYARCKL; from the coding sequence GTGAATCAACCGGTTTCAGGGGAGCGCGTCCGTATTTTCGCACAGCAGGTTCTGGATATTCCAGAGACGCTGTACCAACGGCGAAGCCTGGAGGCTTCGCTGCACCTTTTCCACAGTCCAGGTCAGAAGACCAACTTCAGCCAGGCTGAGGGAGTCAGTCCCAGTGCACTGAGTCGCTTCTTCAACGTCTATGACTGGGATTCAGACCGCTGCTGGGAAGAGATGCAGGACTTCCAGTGGCGCATCCTGCTGGATACAGCTCGTCACAAACGTAGACCTCGTCTGCGGCTCAGCGTGGATCTGACCACGGTGGAAAAGGTGGGAATTCAGCTGCCCTACGTCAGCGTCTACAACGGCAGGCACGGCATCCATCTGGTGGTCTTGTTCGCCGAGTATGGGGAACTGAAGTTCCCCATTTCTTACCGGGTCTACCAGGGCAAGTACACCAGCACTCCCGTCACTCTGGCGCTCGACCTACTGGAAGAGGTGCCGGACTTCATCAAGAAACGTTTCCGGGTACGTGTCCTAGCGGACAGCGGCTTTGAAGCCGCTGTCTTTCTGGAAGGTGTGCAGCGCCTCGGTTTCGAGTTCGTGGTGGGTGTGAGGAGCAACCGGCGCACGGACCATCCTGGGCGGGTGACGGTGGCGGACTGTCCGCATGGGGGGTACGTCAACCTCGCCAACTGGCCTCTGGAAACGCTGTCTCTGGGGAGGATGGACCGTGGGGACCGCGAATTCTTCGCGGTGTCGTCTGAGCTGTTAGAGGGGGATGACATCCTGGCTGAAGGAAAACGGCGCTGGGCACTGGAGTCGTTTTTCAAAGAAGGGAAGCATCAGTTTGGGTTGGCGCAGTTCGCGCTGCGAACTGCCAGGGGTCTGGACCGCTGGATTCTGATGGTCTTCCTGGCCTTCACCCTGACCATGCTGCATCGCTCAGAAGGGATGACCTTGAAAGAGGCGGCACGCCTGGCCCTCTACACCCTGTTCCCCGTAGTCAGGCTCAACCATCTTCTGAGTCAGCTCCAAAAAGAGCAAGAATTCCTCCACCAGCACGGCTATTCGCTCAGCTATGCAAGGTGCAAGTTATGA
- a CDS encoding cation:proton antiporter regulatory subunit, whose product MPRIEETALPGVGRRFDFDAEYGKRVGVITHRDGRREVFVASREDPDACDEAIILTPEEAEAVADMLGGSTVTRQVTTLTKEIKGLALDWVTLEEGSPFSGRPLGETMLRTNTGASIVAIVRQGTAIPAPGPAHPLALGDVLVVVDTPAGVLRAENFLNGKPAS is encoded by the coding sequence ATGCCCCGCATAGAAGAAACTGCTCTGCCCGGCGTTGGTCGCCGCTTTGACTTCGATGCCGAATACGGCAAACGCGTTGGTGTGATTACCCACCGCGACGGCCGGCGTGAAGTGTTTGTCGCCAGCCGCGAGGACCCGGACGCCTGCGACGAAGCCATCATCCTGACCCCCGAGGAGGCCGAAGCGGTGGCCGACATGCTGGGTGGCAGCACCGTCACCCGGCAGGTCACCACCCTCACCAAGGAAATCAAGGGTCTGGCGCTTGATTGGGTCACCCTAGAAGAAGGATCACCCTTCAGCGGCCGGCCCCTGGGCGAAACCATGCTGCGCACCAATACTGGCGCTAGCATCGTTGCCATCGTGCGGCAGGGCACCGCCATTCCCGCCCCTGGCCCCGCGCATCCGCTGGCCCTCGGCGACGTGCTGGTGGTGGTGGACACACCGGCCGGTGTGCTGCGGGCCGAGAACTTTCTCAACGGTAAACCTGCAAGCTGA
- a CDS encoding lysozyme inhibitor LprI family protein, which translates to MQGATYEKLSPTEGAQNNCTNPSNNFDGLYCLSKDYYHLDEQLNATYQALSRALPAEARATLTQTQRAWIQKRNGQCSTSDYGGFYIDMQCAVRTTQTRLDFLKARLRECQNGRCRADKLQ; encoded by the coding sequence ATGCAAGGTGCAACTTATGAGAAGTTGTCACCCACTGAGGGAGCGCAGAACAATTGCACCAATCCCAGCAATAATTTTGATGGTCTGTATTGCCTTAGCAAGGATTATTACCATTTAGACGAGCAGTTAAACGCGACCTATCAGGCATTGAGCCGTGCCCTTCCGGCTGAAGCAAGAGCCACCCTGACGCAAACGCAGCGGGCCTGGATTCAGAAACGCAACGGACAATGCAGCACCAGTGATTACGGCGGTTTCTATATCGATATGCAGTGCGCAGTCAGAACAACGCAGACGCGCCTGGATTTTCTCAAAGCGCGTCTACGTGAATGCCAAAACGGACGTTGCCGTGCAGATAAATTGCAGTAA
- a CDS encoding transposase, translated as MLSVDHVGTATTQQRSLQASLHLFHSPGQKTNFSQAEGVSPSALSSFFNIYDWDSDRCWEEMQDTQWRMLLDAARHKRRPRLRLSVDLTTVEKVGTQLPYVSVYNGRHGIHLVVLFAENGELKFPISYRIYQGKHTSTPVTLALDLLEEVPDFVGKRFQVCVLADSGFESAVFLEGVQRLGFEFVVGVRSNRRTDHPGRVTVADCPHGGYVNLANWPLETLSLGRIDRGDREFFAVSSELLEGDDILAEGKRRWALESFFKEGKHQFGLAQFALRTARGLDRWILMVFLAFTLTTLHRSEALTLKEAARLALYALFPEVRLNHLLSQIQKEQEFLRQHGYSLSYARCNL; from the coding sequence ATCCTGTCAGTAGATCACGTTGGTACAGCCACTACCCAGCAGCGAAGCTTGCAAGCTTCGCTGCACCTCTTCCACAGTCCAGGTCAGAAGACCAACTTCAGCCAGGCTGAGGGAGTCAGTCCCAGTGCACTCAGCAGTTTCTTCAACATCTACGACTGGGATTCAGACCGTTGCTGGGAAGAGATGCAGGACACCCAATGGCGCATGTTGCTGGACGCGGCTCGTCACAAACGCAGACCTCGTCTGCGTCTCAGTGTGGACCTGACCACGGTGGAAAAGGTGGGGACTCAACTGCCCTACGTCAGCGTCTACAACGGCAGGCACGGCATCCATCTGGTGGTCTTGTTCGCCGAAAATGGGGAACTGAAGTTCCCCATTTCTTACCGGATCTACCAGGGCAAGCACACCAGCACCCCGGTCACACTGGCCCTCGACTTGCTGGAAGAGGTGCCAGACTTCGTGGGGAAACGCTTTCAGGTCTGCGTACTGGCGGACAGCGGATTCGAATCTGCTGTCTTTCTGGAAGGTGTGCAGCGTCTAGGTTTCGAGTTCGTGGTGGGTGTGCGGAGCAACCGACGCACGGATCATCCTGGGCGGGTGACAGTGGCGGATTGTCCGCACGGAGGGTATGTCAACCTCGCCAACTGGCCTCTGGAAACGCTGTCTCTGGGGAGAATAGACCGTGGGGACCGTGAATTCTTCGCGGTGTCGTCTGAGCTGTTAGAGGGGGATGACATCCTGGCCGAAGGAAAACGGCGCTGGGCACTGGAGTCGTTTTTCAAAGAAGGGAAGCATCAGTTTGGGTTGGCGCAGTTCGCGCTGCGAACTGCCAGGGGTCTGGACCGCTGGATTTTGATGGTCTTCCTGGCCTTCACCCTGACGACGCTGCACCGCTCAGAGGCCCTGACCTTGAAGGAAGCTGCACGCCTGGCTCTCTACGCCTTGTTCCCCGAAGTCAGGCTGAACCACCTGCTGAGCCAAATTCAAAAGGAGCAAGAATTCCTGCGCCAGCACGGCTATTCGCTCAGCTATGCAAGGTGCAACTTATGA
- a CDS encoding IS1 family transposase (programmed frameshift): protein MPECPACQSTHTVKNGKAKNGTQTYLCKGCGRRFHPEARPIAHSEATRQQILDAVHERMSLRGVQRVFGVHRNTVIRWNKKGAREVMQTGTVCMTPPEEVVIELDEMWTFVAKKKQTRWIWIALERSTRRVLAWVLGDRSEQTAFKLWERLPLSLEQRLKGTFCTDLWRAYDEPLLGVKRLTRKGETNHVERLNCTLRQRLGRLVRKSLSFSKTDEMLEASLTLAFHRYNLSR from the exons ATGCCGGAGTGCCCAGCCTGTCAAAGCACACACACTGTCAAAAATGGGAAGGCCAAAAATGGCACCCAGACCTACTTATGTAAGGGTTGTGGCCGTCGTTTCCACCCGGAGGCCCGCCCTATAGCGCACAGTGAAGCGACCCGGCAACAAATTCTTGATGCTGTCCACGAGCGGATGAGTCTGAGAGGAGTACAGCGCGTCTTTGGTGTTCACCGCAACACCGTGATCCGGTGGA ATAAAAAAGGGGCCCGTGAAGTGATGCAGACTGGTACAGTCTGCATGACACCTCCAGAAGAAGTGGTCATTGAGCTGGATGAAATGTGGACCTTCGTTGCCAAGAAAAAACAGACGAGGTGGATCTGGATTGCCCTGGAGCGCAGCACCCGCAGGGTGCTGGCCTGGGTATTGGGTGACCGCAGTGAGCAAACAGCGTTCAAGCTCTGGGAACGCTTACCATTGTCCCTTGAGCAGCGACTGAAAGGGACGTTTTGCACCGATCTGTGGCGAGCCTACGATGAACCGCTCTTGGGGGTAAAGCGGCTAACCCGGAAGGGAGAAACGAATCATGTCGAACGATTGAACTGCACGCTGAGACAGCGGCTGGGTCGGCTTGTTCGTAAGTCGTTGTCTTTCTCGAAGACGGACGAAATGCTCGAAGCCAGCCTGACTCTGGCCTTCCACCGATACAACTTGTCACGTTGA
- a CDS encoding IS4 family transposase produces the protein MIAARSINHHDLSAHMPGISMPQAKKRRADRTFRDEQLDMDFFIALLVVHLPPGKVLLSLDRTNWEHGETPINFLVLGAVVHGFTLPLIWVPLDESWNSHTYARMWLVLKLLRVLPAKRWQGLVADREFIGAEWFRFLRRQGIKRAIRIRHSDMLDDMNGKEWFKHVQHGHFHEIDEKVFVFGELMRVVATRSSTGDLVIIATDFSARKTWKLYKQRWSIECTFSSFKKRGFDLERTGMTERSRLQRLFGLVTLAWMFCLRLGVWLSQTQSIPILKHGRRAVSLVRYGAQHLVDALRWKPQQFMAVLDLLTQPFCPPGGAGSEVLRTCT, from the coding sequence ATGATTGCCGCGAGGAGCATCAATCATCACGACCTGAGTGCCCACATGCCGGGTATCAGCATGCCCCAGGCTAAGAAAAGGCGGGCAGACCGCACCTTCCGGGATGAGCAGCTGGACATGGACTTTTTCATCGCTCTGCTCGTCGTCCATCTTCCACCGGGGAAGGTGTTGCTGAGTCTGGACCGCACCAATTGGGAGCATGGGGAAACGCCCATCAATTTTCTGGTGCTTGGAGCCGTGGTTCATGGCTTCACCCTGCCCCTGATTTGGGTTCCTCTTGATGAGTCTTGGAACAGCCACACCTACGCCCGTATGTGGTTGGTATTGAAGCTCCTCCGCGTCTTGCCAGCGAAACGCTGGCAAGGCCTGGTGGCTGACCGTGAGTTCATCGGTGCGGAGTGGTTCCGTTTTCTCCGTCGTCAAGGCATCAAGCGGGCGATCCGCATTCGGCACAGCGACATGCTGGACGACATGAATGGGAAGGAATGGTTTAAGCACGTCCAGCACGGTCATTTCCATGAAATCGACGAAAAGGTGTTCGTGTTTGGCGAACTCATGCGGGTGGTCGCGACGAGGTCATCCACAGGTGACCTCGTCATCATTGCCACAGATTTCAGCGCTCGGAAGACCTGGAAGCTGTACAAGCAGCGCTGGTCAATCGAGTGCACCTTCAGCAGCTTCAAGAAGCGAGGCTTCGACCTGGAGCGGACTGGGATGACGGAAAGGAGCCGTCTTCAGCGGCTCTTCGGCTTGGTGACACTGGCCTGGATGTTTTGTTTGCGCTTGGGGGTCTGGCTCAGCCAGACCCAGTCCATCCCCATTCTCAAGCATGGTCGTAGAGCGGTCAGTCTGGTGCGGTACGGTGCTCAGCATCTCGTGGATGCCTTACGATGGAAACCACAACAGTTCATGGCTGTCCTAGACCTGTTGACCCAGCCTTTTTGCCCACCAGGAGGGGCTGGAAGTGAAGTTCTCAGAACTTGCACCTGA